A window of Vigna unguiculata cultivar IT97K-499-35 chromosome 4, ASM411807v1, whole genome shotgun sequence contains these coding sequences:
- the LOC114180665 gene encoding protein FAR1-RELATED SEQUENCE 5-like translates to MIFETVDKVKEFYKQYAIRCGFGVRVRSSSKGEDNKLCFVKLVCSCEGNYVSTIPPELKSQPTKTKNYGAQITVVKKGGQWHIKNVILDHNHDLSPMKSRMIRGNKKLNIQVKRTLDMNDETGVRINKSFQSLVCDVGRFENLPFVKRDVRNYIGRQRRALGKEGDDQALMAHFSHMRQMNNDFYFEINFDDNNRISNVFWVDVRSRAACEEFGDVVSFDTTYLTNKYDMPFAPFVGVNHHDKSPDGILTDQCRAMQNAIDIVFPNTPHGWCLWHLMKSIHENLQGYTHYKTIKTKLKTLVYESLNVHQFESGWQQLMNDHDLDNNDWLGTLYEERKRWVPCYLKGNFLAGMSTTQRSEGLNAFFDGFINSITTLQ, encoded by the exons ATGATATTTGAAACAGTCGACAAGGTTAAAGAGTTTTACAAGCAATACGCCATAAGATGTGGATTTGGTGTCCGTGTGAGAAGTTCAAGTAAAGGGGAAGACAACAAATTATGCTTTGTCAAATTGGTTTGTAGCTGTGAAGGAAACTACGTGTCCACCATCCCTCCGGAATTGAAAAGCCAACCAACAAAAACCAAGAATTATGGTGCACAGATAACAGTAGTTAAAAAGGGAGGTCAGTGGCACATAAAGAATGTCATACTTGATCACAATCATGACCTAAGCCCTATGAAGTCAAGAATGATTCGTGGCAACAAAAAATTGAACATACAAGTCAAGCGAACACTCGATATGAATGATGAAACAGGTGTGCGCATTAATAAAAGCTTCCAATCACTAGTTTGTGATGTTGGCAGATTTGAGAACCTTCCTTTTGTCAAGCGTGACGTTAGAAATTATATCGGACGACAAAGAAGGGCACTAGGGAAGGAAGGAGACGACCAAGCATTGATGGCACACTTCTCTCACATGAGACAAATGAACAACGACTTCTACTTTGAAATTAACTTCGATGATAACAATAGAATATCAAATGTATTTTGGGTTGACGTACGTAGTAGGGCAGCATGCGAGGAATTTGGAGATGTTGTCTCCTTTGACACAACATATTTAACCAACAAATATGATATGCCATTTGCACCATTTGTTGGAGTCAATCACCATG ATAAGTCACCTGATGGCATTCTAACTGATCAGTGCAGGGCCATGCAAAATGCAATTGACATTGTTTTTCCAAATACTCCTCATGGGTGGTGCTTATGGCATTTAATGAAAAGTATTCATGAAAATTTACAAGGATATACTCATTACAAAACTATCAAAACCAAGTTGAAGACATTGGTTTACGAGTCCCTCAATGTGCACCAATTTGAGAGCGGGTGGCAACAATTAATGAATGATCACGACTTGGATAACAATGACTGGTTGGGCACACTATACGAAGAGAGAAAACGGTGGGTGCCTTGCTATTTGAAAGGAAATTTTTTGGCTGGTATGTCTACTACACAACGAAGTGAGGGACTCAATGCCTTCTTTGATGGATTTATCAATTCAATAACAACGTTACAGTAG